A window of the Candidatus Tisiphia endosymbiont of Dascillus cervinus genome harbors these coding sequences:
- a CDS encoding demethoxyubiquinone hydroxylase family protein, whose product MARPDFTNSDNIIKEMIRVNHAGEYGAKRIYQGQLNYCKNHEDSSTIKHMMQQEEVHLSYFTNLLLQHNVRPTILIPFWHIIGYVLGSGSILIGTETAMLLTQSVEEVIEQHYQKQIDYLELYNLEKELVNSIKQFQAEEIEHKDIALVQSSKVVFASLINKVIKLMCNMAINVSKKV is encoded by the coding sequence ATGGCAAGACCCGATTTCACCAATTCAGACAATATCATAAAAGAAATGATTAGAGTAAATCATGCTGGAGAATATGGGGCTAAACGAATTTATCAAGGGCAATTAAATTATTGCAAAAACCACGAAGATTCCTCTACAATAAAACATATGATGCAGCAAGAAGAAGTACATTTGAGCTACTTTACTAACTTGTTATTACAACATAATGTTAGACCAACTATTTTGATACCATTTTGGCATATTATTGGCTATGTACTTGGTAGTGGATCGATATTGATAGGAACAGAAACTGCCATGCTACTAACGCAAAGTGTAGAAGAAGTGATTGAACAACATTATCAGAAACAAATAGATTATCTCGAATTGTATAATTTAGAGAAAGAATTAGTAAATAGCATAAAACAATTTCAGGCTGAGGAAATTGAACATAAAGATATAGCTCTAGTACAAAGCAGTAAGGTAGTATTTGCTTCCTTAATTAATAAAGTTATTAAATTAATGTGTAATATGGCTATTAATGTGAGTAAAAAAGTTTAA
- a CDS encoding phosphatase PAP2 family protein: MIDSSWIVEIRTDFLTTMFKLFPFFASDYFYITITALGYWLNPSALLFRSLGFLIPFCTLLNCLLKNLFKISRPDISLHLISVYDPFGFPSGDVQVATTFWLAIFLSLKNSPFKYLCLLPIIGIGLSRVYLGVHSI; the protein is encoded by the coding sequence ATGATAGATTCTAGTTGGATTGTAGAAATAAGAACAGATTTTCTAACAACCATGTTTAAGTTATTTCCATTTTTTGCTAGTGATTACTTTTATATTACCATTACTGCTTTAGGATATTGGTTAAATCCATCGGCATTATTATTTAGATCATTAGGATTTTTAATACCTTTTTGTACTTTACTTAATTGCTTGTTAAAGAATTTATTTAAAATATCGCGTCCTGACATATCTTTACATTTAATATCTGTGTATGATCCTTTTGGCTTTCCTAGTGGTGATGTTCAAGTGGCAACCACTTTTTGGCTAGCAATCTTTTTAAGTCTTAAAAATAGTCCTTTCAAGTATTTATGCTTACTGCCAATAATTGGTATTGGTCTTTCAAGAGTATATCTTGGTGTTCATAGTATATAA
- a CDS encoding phosphatase PAP2 family protein, whose product MLFNFALKITFQVPLSAHIGKQGFAFPSGHMQSSVVLCGHMQSSVVLYGWLMTKTQSRICKILITGLLFGIGVSLVYFGYHNYFDILGAIFFGSLLIAFYTFLASTKKQILPPVLLTFTTFLMLYIASIHKVEEHLYMAYYALIGVIFSENIFTKKITIINLRSKISATILCFFMLFIVKMLFTIGYISSLPLAIRQIQWAIIGFCIPASVFIVNYINHYKRSFHDRF is encoded by the coding sequence ATGTTATTTAATTTTGCTCTAAAAATTACATTTCAAGTACCACTATCCGCTCATATTGGTAAACAAGGTTTTGCTTTTCCAAGTGGTCATATGCAGTCTTCAGTTGTTTTGTGTGGTCATATGCAGTCTTCAGTTGTTTTGTATGGTTGGCTGATGACAAAAACACAAAGCCGTATATGTAAAATTCTGATAACTGGCTTGCTATTTGGAATAGGAGTGAGTTTAGTCTATTTTGGCTATCATAATTATTTTGATATTCTAGGAGCCATATTTTTTGGTTCTTTATTAATAGCCTTTTATACATTTCTTGCAAGCACAAAAAAGCAAATATTGCCACCAGTTTTATTGACTTTTACTACATTTTTGATGTTGTACATTGCATCTATACATAAGGTAGAAGAACATCTATATATGGCATATTACGCTCTTATTGGAGTAATATTTTCTGAAAACATTTTTACAAAAAAAATAACAATTATAAATCTACGAAGCAAAATATCAGCAACAATACTGTGTTTTTTCATGCTCTTTATAGTCAAAATGCTTTTTACAATTGGTTATATCTCCTCTTTACCATTAGCTATCAGGCAAATACAATGGGCTATAATCGGATTTTGTATCCCAGCATCAGTTTTTATTGTAAACTATATTAATCATTATAAGCGTTCTTTCCATGATAGATTCTAG
- a CDS encoding transposase — MSQKNYSLTYYAEHAKKCSHDVINRFLKNEKYTPSLLWEHIKDDVILSPNGYTIFDDTVLNKRNTKKIEIARSQYSGATGGITTGIGVVSLVYYNPDINKFWVIDYRIFSPEHDGATKVEHLLNMLNNAVYSKKIPFQTVLFDTWYATHKIMQHVDSLGKYYYAPIKANRNVTKTSSSKPYKAVSKLTFSDEEIKSGVEIHIKGFAKDKHVNLFKLTVSTNRVDYIVTNNKTQKSSKAVQDECGFRWVIESMHREIKQLTGIERCQCRKQRIQRNHISCAFLVWAFLKRTAHKIGKTVYQIKLGLLDHYMQQQLRSPSLRYLEPYIA, encoded by the coding sequence GTGAGTCAAAAGAATTATAGTTTGACCTACTATGCTGAACATGCCAAAAAATGTAGCCATGATGTTATTAATAGATTTTTAAAAAATGAAAAATATACACCTTCTTTGTTATGGGAACATATTAAGGATGATGTTATTTTATCGCCTAACGGATATACAATATTTGATGATACGGTGTTAAATAAAAGAAATACCAAGAAAATAGAAATTGCTAGATCACAGTACAGTGGGGCTACAGGTGGTATTACTACTGGTATAGGAGTAGTAAGTTTGGTATATTATAATCCGGATATTAATAAGTTTTGGGTAATAGATTACCGAATTTTTTCGCCCGAACATGATGGAGCGACAAAAGTAGAACACCTATTAAATATGTTAAATAATGCTGTGTATAGCAAAAAGATTCCTTTTCAAACTGTGCTTTTTGACACATGGTATGCTACGCATAAAATTATGCAACATGTTGATTCCTTGGGTAAATATTATTATGCTCCTATTAAAGCAAATAGAAACGTTACTAAAACTTCCTCTTCTAAGCCTTATAAAGCTGTTAGCAAGTTAACGTTTTCAGATGAGGAAATTAAGAGCGGAGTGGAGATTCATATAAAGGGCTTTGCAAAAGATAAGCATGTTAATTTGTTTAAACTTACTGTTTCTACCAACAGAGTTGATTATATTGTTACCAATAACAAAACTCAAAAATCTTCTAAAGCCGTACAAGATGAGTGTGGCTTTCGTTGGGTAATTGAGAGCATGCATAGAGAAATCAAGCAACTTACCGGTATAGAACGATGCCAATGCAGAAAACAACGCATCCAGCGTAATCACATTAGTTGTGCATTTTTAGTGTGGGCTTTTCTAAAAAGAACTGCACACAAAATAGGTAAGACGGTTTATCAAATAAAGTTAGGGCTTTTAGATCATTATATGCAACAGCAGTTACGTTCACCCTCTTTACGCTATTTAGAACCTTACATAGCGTAA
- a CDS encoding glycosyltransferase family 2 protein: MNKIINIYPKVSLVIPVYNGANYMREAIDSAVAQTYKNLEILVVNDGSNDNGETERIALSYGNKIRYFSKPNGGVASALNLAIKEMTGEYFSWLSHDDVYNPNKIEHQINILNTLPNRNTIIYGGYEVIDHNSKSLSFIRPDKILSAKKCNIPLFPLMRGLIHGCALLIPIKYFCEIGTFDETLLTTQDYALWFEFLRIAPIHFDDHILIKSRTHLDQGTHKITSHMNECSELWSRFLRRLTLEEMTIMEGSPYLFLHRTSIFLAYYQQPSKLAESMANALLADIKISVIMPIYNRIDLAIESIKSVIAQTHQCFELIIVDDGSEDDVSRLIEECNKDSRIKYIRKENAGPATARNLGIKHATGQYIAFIDSDDLFYDNKLEVQLKFMEDNSLLFSHTSYHRIDWAGNLIKYISSGTFSKQVFPNIITKCPIAMSSVMGKTSLFMSNKFPENIGIGKDVCLCISIASKYEVGAIDIALSKVRVNYSTTTCLNTKKTIIGLINIASFVMNDEYLSQFDKHVQLLLFSAANISSLPLDKLIKFNDCPSERRNPNIVVKLIRSLRVDGFRITWNKICRKLGILQ; the protein is encoded by the coding sequence GTGAATAAAATAATAAATATATACCCAAAGGTTTCACTTGTTATTCCCGTTTACAACGGTGCTAATTATATGCGTGAAGCAATAGATAGTGCGGTTGCTCAGACTTATAAAAATTTAGAAATTTTAGTTGTTAATGATGGATCAAATGATAATGGTGAAACGGAACGTATAGCTTTATCTTATGGTAACAAGATTCGTTATTTTTCCAAACCAAACGGTGGGGTAGCTTCAGCCTTAAATTTGGCAATTAAGGAAATGACAGGAGAGTATTTTTCGTGGCTTAGTCATGATGATGTTTACAATCCAAATAAAATTGAACATCAAATTAATATACTTAATACTCTTCCCAATCGTAATACGATTATTTACGGAGGGTATGAGGTTATAGATCATAACTCTAAGTCACTGTCTTTTATAAGACCAGATAAAATATTATCAGCAAAAAAATGTAATATCCCATTATTCCCTCTTATGCGAGGATTAATTCATGGATGTGCTCTTTTAATACCTATAAAATATTTTTGTGAAATTGGTACTTTTGATGAAACATTATTAACTACCCAGGATTATGCACTTTGGTTTGAGTTTTTACGGATAGCACCTATTCATTTTGATGATCATATTTTAATTAAAAGTCGTACTCATCTAGACCAAGGAACACACAAAATTACTAGCCATATGAATGAATGTAGTGAATTATGGTCTAGGTTTCTCAGAAGATTAACTTTAGAAGAAATGACTATAATGGAAGGATCACCTTATTTATTTCTGCATCGTACTAGTATTTTTCTTGCATATTACCAACAACCATCTAAGCTAGCTGAATCAATGGCTAATGCTCTTTTAGCTGACATTAAGATTAGTGTAATTATGCCAATTTATAATAGAATTGATTTAGCAATTGAGTCTATAAAGAGTGTTATTGCTCAAACTCATCAGTGTTTTGAATTGATTATAGTAGATGATGGTTCTGAAGATGATGTATCTAGGTTAATTGAGGAATGTAATAAAGATAGTAGAATTAAATATATTCGTAAGGAAAATGCAGGACCAGCGACGGCACGTAATCTAGGTATTAAACATGCAACTGGGCAGTACATAGCGTTCATTGATTCTGATGATTTGTTTTATGACAATAAACTTGAGGTTCAATTGAAGTTTATGGAGGATAATAGTTTGTTATTCTCGCATACTTCTTACCATAGGATAGATTGGGCTGGAAATTTGATAAAATATATAAGCTCTGGTACTTTTAGCAAGCAAGTCTTTCCAAACATTATTACTAAATGTCCAATAGCAATGTCTAGTGTGATGGGAAAAACCTCCCTTTTTATGTCAAACAAATTCCCTGAAAATATAGGAATTGGTAAAGATGTATGCTTATGTATCTCTATAGCAAGCAAATATGAGGTAGGAGCGATTGACATCGCATTATCGAAGGTTAGAGTTAATTACAGTACTACTACATGCTTAAATACTAAAAAAACAATAATAGGATTAATCAATATTGCATCATTTGTTATGAACGATGAATATTTAAGTCAATTTGATAAGCACGTTCAGTTGTTACTATTTTCTGCAGCAAATATATCTAGCTTGCCATTAGATAAATTAATAAAATTTAATGACTGCCCATCTGAGAGACGTAATCCTAATATAGTAGTGAAGTTAATTAGATCGTTGCGTGTAGATGGCTTTAGAATAACATGGAACAAAATTTGTAGGAAACTAGGTATACTCCAATGA
- a CDS encoding glycosyltransferase family 2 protein, whose product MNVNIPQKQEYNPIVSVIIPTYNREQFIGEAIRSVLGQSFTNFEIIVVDDGSSDNTKEVIKIFKDPRVYYYYQENKGRSSARNYAILLSRGKYITFLDSDDLYISSKLELQVNYLDSHPNVSMIYTSANCIDEVGNFLKHRYNASSSGYLYQEIAFFVPLTITLPTVMVRKEVFNHVGYFDEKMHRFEDTDMWRRISKIYEIDAIPIYSCHLRTHKDNELLNQDPQVIESALKYYSAKIFHEDNEFDLELRKHGIAKMYRYYGYALISIQQFQDTGKKFLKIADTFHSQRISWFRLVVRFVYYRSLHLIYKSYCQFRKYIKRK is encoded by the coding sequence ATGAATGTTAATATACCGCAAAAACAAGAGTATAACCCTATAGTTAGTGTGATTATACCTACGTATAATCGTGAGCAATTCATAGGTGAAGCTATTCGTAGTGTTCTTGGGCAAAGTTTTACAAACTTTGAAATTATAGTAGTTGATGATGGTTCTTCGGATAATACAAAAGAAGTTATAAAAATATTTAAAGATCCTAGAGTGTACTATTATTACCAAGAAAACAAGGGGAGATCTAGTGCAAGAAACTACGCTATACTTCTTTCGAGAGGTAAGTATATAACATTTCTTGATTCAGACGATCTTTACATATCAAGTAAATTAGAGTTGCAAGTTAATTATCTAGATTCACATCCAAACGTAAGCATGATATACACGTCGGCTAATTGTATTGATGAAGTTGGGAATTTCTTAAAACACAGATATAATGCTAGTTCTTCTGGTTACCTGTACCAAGAGATTGCATTTTTTGTACCATTAACCATAACTTTACCAACCGTCATGGTTAGGAAAGAGGTATTTAATCATGTTGGATACTTTGATGAAAAAATGCATAGGTTTGAAGATACTGATATGTGGCGTCGTATATCAAAAATCTATGAAATAGATGCTATACCAATATATAGCTGTCATCTAAGAACTCATAAAGACAATGAATTGTTAAATCAAGATCCGCAAGTAATTGAATCTGCTCTAAAATATTATTCTGCGAAGATTTTTCATGAAGATAATGAATTTGATCTTGAGTTACGCAAGCACGGCATAGCAAAAATGTATAGATATTACGGTTATGCATTGATTAGCATTCAACAATTTCAGGATACCGGAAAAAAGTTTTTGAAGATTGCGGATACATTTCATAGCCAACGAATATCATGGTTTCGTTTAGTTGTAAGATTTGTATATTATAGATCACTGCATTTAATCTATAAGTCTTATTGTCAATTTAGAAAATATATAAAGAGAAAATAG
- the wecB gene encoding non-hydrolyzing UDP-N-acetylglucosamine 2-epimerase translates to MLKVMTIIGTRPELIKMSRVISEFDEYTNHILVHTGQNFDYELNQIFFDDLNIRKPDYFLEAAVSGNATQTIARIIEKTDEVLGKEQPNALLLYGDTNSCLSVIAAKRRKIPVFHMEAGNRCFDQRVPEELNRKVVDHLSDINIVLTEHARRYLIAEGVSPERIIKSGSHMQEVLGYFMPKVRLSNVLDKLKLQAHQYFLVSIHREENVDVSANLQDLLNTLQMLVKEYDMPVVVSTHPRTRQLLEKLGIKGLDKQIRFLKPFGFLDYIKLQMEAFCILSDSGTITEEASLLKLPAITIRNTHERPEGMDEGVLIMSGLKVEKVLDAVRIVTKQHSKYSHLQTIVSDYNAGLVSQKILRIVLSYVDYINRVVWFK, encoded by the coding sequence ATGCTTAAAGTAATGACCATTATTGGTACTCGCCCAGAACTTATTAAAATGTCTAGAGTAATTTCTGAGTTTGATGAGTATACGAACCATATTTTGGTTCATACAGGGCAAAATTTTGATTATGAACTGAATCAGATTTTCTTTGATGATCTTAACATTCGTAAGCCAGATTATTTTTTAGAAGCTGCTGTTAGTGGTAATGCAACACAAACCATTGCACGCATTATTGAGAAAACTGATGAAGTTTTAGGAAAAGAACAACCAAATGCATTGTTGCTTTATGGTGATACAAATTCCTGCCTTTCGGTTATCGCAGCCAAAAGGCGAAAGATACCAGTTTTTCATATGGAAGCCGGCAACCGTTGTTTTGATCAAAGAGTACCAGAAGAGCTAAATCGTAAAGTAGTTGACCATTTAAGTGATATCAATATAGTTCTGACTGAACATGCTCGCCGTTATCTTATTGCCGAAGGAGTATCGCCAGAGCGAATTATCAAGTCTGGTTCGCATATGCAAGAAGTGTTGGGTTATTTTATGCCTAAAGTGCGTCTATCAAATGTGCTAGATAAACTAAAACTTCAAGCTCATCAATATTTTTTAGTCAGTATTCATCGTGAAGAGAATGTAGATGTGTCAGCCAATTTACAGGACTTACTTAATACTTTACAGATGTTGGTTAAAGAATATGATATGCCCGTGGTTGTATCAACACATCCTCGTACACGTCAGCTGTTAGAAAAATTAGGTATTAAAGGTTTGGATAAACAAATTCGCTTTTTAAAACCATTCGGTTTTCTAGATTACATAAAATTGCAAATGGAGGCTTTTTGCATTTTATCTGATAGTGGTACAATTACTGAGGAAGCTTCTCTTCTTAAATTACCAGCAATTACCATTCGTAATACTCACGAAAGACCTGAGGGTATGGATGAAGGTGTTTTAATAATGAGTGGTCTTAAAGTAGAAAAGGTTCTAGATGCTGTACGCATTGTAACCAAACAACATAGTAAATATAGTCATTTACAAACAATCGTTTCAGATTATAATGCTGGCTTAGTATCTCAAAAAATACTCCGTATCGTTTTGAGCTACGTGGATTATATTAATAGAGTTGTGTGGTTTAAGTGA
- a CDS encoding polysaccharide biosynthesis protein translates to MFVNKILMITGGTGSFGNTVMKRLLESDIKEIRIFSRDEKKQEDMRIAFNNPKLKFYIGDVRNYDSIYYAMKNVNYVFHAAALKQVPSCEFYPMEAVRTNVLGTENMMNAAIANGVERIVVLSTDKAVYPINAMGLSKAMMEKLLIAKARMSSKGDTVLCCTRYGNVMASRGSVIPLFVNQIKEGKPLTITDPNMTRFLMSLEDSVNLVLYAFEHGQQGDIFVQKAPASTIEVLAHAIKELFNANNEIRLIGVRHGEKIYESLISCEEMVKAEDLGNYYRIPADNRDLNYSKFFVEGDLNVATLSDYTSGNTERLNIEQVKKLLLTLDFIKEQLNA, encoded by the coding sequence ATGTTTGTTAATAAAATTTTAATGATTACTGGAGGTACGGGGTCATTTGGTAACACAGTAATGAAACGATTACTAGAAAGTGATATTAAAGAAATTCGCATATTCAGTCGGGATGAAAAAAAACAAGAAGATATGAGGATTGCTTTCAATAACCCAAAGCTTAAGTTTTATATTGGGGACGTAAGAAATTATGATAGTATTTACTATGCTATGAAAAATGTTAATTATGTGTTCCATGCTGCAGCCTTGAAGCAAGTTCCATCATGTGAATTTTATCCGATGGAAGCAGTGCGGACTAATGTACTGGGAACTGAAAATATGATGAATGCAGCTATTGCCAATGGTGTTGAGCGGATTGTGGTACTCAGTACTGATAAGGCGGTATATCCTATCAATGCCATGGGGTTATCAAAAGCAATGATGGAAAAACTGTTGATAGCTAAAGCTCGAATGAGTTCTAAAGGAGATACCGTTCTGTGTTGTACTCGTTATGGTAATGTAATGGCTTCCCGTGGCTCGGTAATACCTCTTTTTGTTAATCAAATTAAAGAGGGAAAACCTCTAACTATTACCGACCCAAATATGACACGTTTCTTAATGTCACTTGAAGATTCTGTAAACTTAGTGTTATATGCCTTTGAACATGGGCAACAAGGTGATATTTTTGTCCAAAAAGCTCCGGCTTCAACAATTGAAGTATTAGCTCATGCTATAAAAGAATTATTTAATGCTAATAATGAAATTCGTTTAATTGGTGTACGTCATGGAGAAAAGATCTATGAATCTTTGATTTCTTGTGAGGAGATGGTCAAAGCTGAAGATTTAGGAAATTATTACAGGATTCCTGCCGATAATCGTGATCTCAATTATTCAAAGTTTTTTGTAGAAGGAGATCTAAACGTTGCTACTCTAAGTGACTATACATCAGGCAATACAGAAAGATTAAATATAGAACAAGTTAAAAAGCTTTTATTAACACTTGACTTCATTAAAGAGCAACTTAATGCTTAA
- a CDS encoding SDR family oxidoreductase encodes MKILILGITGMLGNAMFRFMAEDHNLNVYGTARNNGACRYFSEESSKQLIAPVNIENHDSLIKLFATIRPDVVVNCIGLIKQLEDANDYLQALSINALLPHRLSIICQAIGSRFIHVSTDCVFSGSKGNYTESDFADANDLYGRSKFLGEVSYPNTITLRTSIIGHELSGGKSLIGWFLAQKNQVRGFVQAVFSGLPTIELARIVRDIVIPRPDMCGLYHVAAKPINKYDLLKLVASTYKKTIEIIPSNELVIDRSLNAELFNKATGYAPPEWSELIQRMYKFQ; translated from the coding sequence ATGAAAATATTAATCCTTGGTATAACAGGCATGCTTGGCAATGCCATGTTTAGGTTTATGGCTGAAGATCATAACCTTAACGTTTACGGGACAGCTAGGAATAATGGTGCTTGCCGTTATTTTTCTGAAGAGTCATCTAAACAACTCATTGCCCCAGTAAATATAGAAAATCATGATTCTCTTATTAAATTATTTGCAACAATTCGACCTGATGTGGTAGTAAATTGTATTGGGCTAATTAAACAACTAGAGGATGCAAATGATTACCTACAAGCACTATCAATTAATGCTTTGCTTCCTCATAGACTTAGTATAATATGTCAAGCTATAGGCTCTCGTTTTATACATGTTAGTACAGATTGTGTATTTTCCGGGTCTAAGGGTAACTATACAGAGAGTGATTTTGCAGATGCTAATGATCTCTATGGTCGCTCAAAGTTTTTAGGGGAAGTAAGTTATCCTAACACTATAACACTTCGTACTTCAATTATCGGGCATGAGTTATCAGGAGGTAAGAGTCTCATAGGCTGGTTTCTTGCACAAAAAAACCAAGTTAGAGGATTTGTCCAAGCCGTGTTCTCTGGACTTCCAACTATTGAATTAGCAAGGATAGTTCGTGACATCGTTATACCGCGACCCGATATGTGTGGACTTTATCATGTCGCAGCAAAACCGATCAATAAATATGATTTGTTAAAACTTGTGGCTAGTACTTATAAAAAAACAATCGAAATAATTCCATCTAATGAACTGGTCATTGATCGCTCACTTAATGCCGAGCTTTTTAATAAGGCAACGGGATATGCACCGCCTGAGTGGTCAGAGTTAATTCAACGTATGTATAAATTTCAATAA